From the Cryptococcus neoformans var. neoformans JEC21 chromosome 6 sequence genome, the window AGCCTGTACAAGGCAGTCCAAGCGCTGGACTGAATCGTCCTTGAAAAGGCTGTCGACGGCTTTCCAGTGCGCAGTCTCTCCCGCCATAACATTTGCGGATCGGGACACCCCTTGCAGTGCTACAAGGCGCTGCTATGCATGTATGTCGATGAAAATACCTTGTACAGTTGCTTCACGGTCGAGCTACATGCGAGGATGTGTATGGAATAAGATAGTGAGATGTGTGGTGAATGGGATCTGAATGGGGATGCCGAACAAGTCGAAAGCTTTGGATCTGAGACGTCAATACACAGCGTAAACATTCCAAAACTTTCCATTTCCAgtctcatccttttttttttttcctttgtctTGTTACATCGCCATAACATTTAATACTTCACCCTCCCAAAATTCCCGAACAATAAGTGTGGACGAGGGCGGACGACACGGGAAGacaggaggaaagaagaagccttCATTCCAAGGCAAAAAGCGAGACCCGCATATCGTCATAACTCCCCCCCACCCCCACGCACACCTCCGCTCCGCAGCAAAAGAAAACGTACAACGTCTTGGCTAACGGAAACATCTCATACGGGAGCCTCAAAACGATAAGATACTGCACACCTAGCTCCCATACACATCTCATTCAGGTCTGTCAAGTGCATACATAGGAGCAAGCGCACGAGCACGATGGCACCATCCGTTACACCACTCACCACTCACTACGCCCTAGTCATCGACGCTGGCTCATCGGGTTCGCGATTACAGATATACTCGTGGCGAGATCCAGATTTGGAAAGAGCTGAGATTCTTCAGGATGTGAAGAACATTGAGAGACAAGGTTCGAGTTCGAGCTCCAGGGGAGGCGgtcggtggtggtgggatggagaagatggatggaagggcaaagggaaaggaaaagggaaggagatggaggagatggctTTGAGAAGGTTGGTGAGAGTTGGCAAAGGggtggaaggagatgacTGGATGAAAAGAGTCGAGCCTGGTATGTTGTGTTGGACTATGTTCATTACAAGATGATACTGAAGCGCCACCTCCTTGCCACAGGTATATCCACCGTCGACCCCGACAATATCCCAGAGTACCTCGCCCCGCTACTCACACATGCTCTTCAACACATCCCACCCTCGGTCCACTCCTCCACACCCATTTACGTCCTCGCCACAGCAGGCATGCGTCTCTTGCCTTCTCAGCAGCGCGATGCCATCTTACAAGCTACATGCGATACATTACGGAACGACTACCCGTTCCTTGTCCCTGGGCCGACCGAGGAAGGGCCGTGTGGTGAAAATGTAAGGGTGATtgatggggaggaagaaggtatCTGGGGTTGGGTAGCTGTGAATTATCTCATGGACGGTTTCGGTCATGccccttcgccttcatctATATCCAATCCCggaacatcatcatcgtctaGTACCAACCTGCTCCCTCTCGCCCCACTAGCTTCCGCCCCTCCagactcttcctcctcttccatcacgCCCGTCGACATTGCCCACCACTCCCCCACATTCGGCTTCCTCGACATGGGCGGCGCTTCCACTCAACTAGCCTTCTCCCCCTCTGCTTCCGAACTTCTTACTTCTGGTTTCCCACTCGACAAACTCCGGACAGTTAGTCTCAGATTACTTTCGGGCGAACAAGTCGATTGGCCGGTCTTTGTAGCGAGCTGGCTTGGGTTCGGGACGAACCGCGCTCGGGAACGGTATATGACATCTCTTTACGAGGAATGGGCCGctgcccatccttccccttctgcGCAAGACCTAGCGACACCCATCCCGGACCCCTGTCTTCCCAAAAACCTCACCATCaccccttccctctcttctcaaccCCCTTTAATAGGAACCGGCTCATTCCCCGAGTGTCTCACCTcccttcaccctctccTCGAACATTCCACCCCTTGCCCCACCTCTCACTGCCTCTTCGGAGGCCAACCGACGCCACACATTGATTTTGAACGGCACGATCAGAGAGGGTTCATAGGGATAAGTGAGTACTGGTATACGATGCAGCATGTGTTGGGGGTAGGAGGGGTATGGGATTGGGGAGAGTGGGAAaaggggatgaaggagttTTGTGGGAAAGAGTGGGGGTTAATTAAGGGTGAAATGGAGAACGGGGATTGGGAAGATGTTAATGTACGTTATTATTCCTTCCTAatttttttccttgcttTCCCGTCTCTTGAGCAAAACAGAGGGGGGGAAATGAATCGAATAAACCGATGAGATGAGCTGAcaattcttttttttcgtggatcttttttttttaaagATGGACTCGACAAGATTAGAAATGCAATGTTTCAAAGGCGCCTGGATCTCCAACGTTTTACACGAAGGGATCGGTATCCCCCGATTAGTTGATGTAGGCGGGAACGATACACTCACCGGCGGATCGTTGGGCGATACGAACGCTGAAGCTGAACGCCGGGCCCGTGAAAAGGGTCTGTTCGAGGGGAGCGGGCAAGAACAAGGGAAACACCATTTCCAAAGTATGGACCAAGTTGGGGAAACAGCCATCTCTTGGACACTCGGTAAGGTCGTGATTGAAGCATCGAAAGCCGTCCAACCTCGATCGCAAGAAATGGAAGGGTGGTGGATGCATCATCTCAATCTCGGGTCCATGCGACTGCCGTTATCATTACCTATACCGAAACACCTAGAGGGAAAGCTTGAGGATCTAGGATTGAGTGCGGTGTGGGTTTATGCGGTGGTAGCGTTCTTTCTGGTGGGGATGCTCTTCTCTCGTTCTAATCGTCGGAGGGGGGTTGGTTCATCGGGGTCTGggatggggagaaggagaaaacCAAGTTTGTCGTCACC encodes:
- a CDS encoding nucleoside-diphosphatase, putative, translated to MAPSVTPLTTHYALVIDAGSSGSRLQIYSWRDPDLERAEILQDVKNIERQGSSSSSRGGGRWWWDGEDGWKGKGKGKGKEMEEMALRRLVRVGKGVEGDDWMKRVEPGISTVDPDNIPEYLAPLLTHALQHIPPSVHSSTPIYVLATAGMRLLPSQQRDAILQATCDTLRNDYPFLVPGPTEEGPCGENVRVIDGEEEGIWGWVAVNYLMDGFGHAPSPSSISNPGTSSSSSTNLLPLAPLASAPPDSSSSSITPVDIAHHSPTFGFLDMGGASTQLAFSPSASELLTSGFPLDKLRTVSLRLLSGEQVDWPVFVASWLGFGTNRARERYMTSLYEEWAAAHPSPSAQDLATPIPDPCLPKNLTITPSLSSQPPLIGTGSFPECLTSLHPLLEHSTPCPTSHCLFGGQPTPHIDFERHDQRGFIGISEYWYTMQHVLGVGGVWDWGEWEKGMKEFCGKEWGLIKGEMENGDWEDVNMDSTRLEMQCFKGAWISNVLHEGIGIPRLVDVGGNDTLTGGSLGDTNAEAERRAREKGLFEGSGQEQGKHHFQSMDQVGETAISWTLGKVVIEASKAVQPRSQEMEGWWMHHLNLGSMRLPLSLPIPKHLEGKLEDLGLSAVWVYAVVAFFLVGMLFSRSNRRRGVGSSGSGMGRRRKPSLSSPPLPARPWFTFPSFFSAPPADPSLSIEDGPDSSPTSSTSSASFSGSGTGGASGKSRIVPGRLRLWSLRISNTINKYLPPSLPFSLGNSNPRQRGGTRELWTGIGLGLPRARHNSMPMIGMGLNTSPGAGLLSPSGGGGYSQPGSPRPVSTPFFSSVAAPGIGGLNMGVGSLTPETALTGISSATSVSPSPSLASTSSPPPPRSSLKSGKSGRPFKSRQNSNNLHPHHGPHGLHSVGEGIGLGGGGAGWNDPPLAMLSGPSSGPGPSGSGAADDGGVLTPTANGGLSNGALSRNSSRANLSELGLAQRSMSRTGTPGFD